In Parasegetibacter sp. NRK P23, a single genomic region encodes these proteins:
- the fabG gene encoding 3-oxoacyl-[acyl-carrier-protein] reductase: protein MKLLDNKVAIVTGAARGIGEGIALKLAEHGASIAFTYVSEGSAEKAAALEEKLKGMGVKAKAYRSNAGVFEECETFVNDVMKEFGTVDVCVNNAGISKDNLLLRMSVDQWNDVIATNLNSVFNMTKQVIRPMMKAKSGSIINMSSIIGIRGNAGQASYAASKAGIIGFTKSVAHELGSRNIRCNAIAPGFIETDMTHYLKEGAAADDFLKKIPLGRFGKTEEIANTTLFLASDMSSYITGQVLSACGGLNI, encoded by the coding sequence ATGAAATTACTCGACAACAAAGTTGCCATTGTAACCGGTGCCGCCCGTGGCATCGGAGAAGGAATAGCCCTCAAACTCGCCGAACATGGCGCCAGCATCGCCTTTACCTATGTGAGTGAAGGCAGCGCCGAAAAAGCGGCAGCGCTCGAAGAAAAACTGAAAGGCATGGGCGTAAAAGCAAAAGCCTACCGCAGCAATGCAGGCGTATTTGAAGAATGTGAAACCTTCGTGAATGATGTAATGAAGGAATTCGGCACCGTAGATGTATGCGTGAACAATGCGGGTATCTCCAAAGACAACCTCCTCCTCCGTATGAGCGTTGACCAGTGGAACGACGTGATCGCCACCAACCTGAACAGTGTTTTCAACATGACCAAGCAGGTGATCCGCCCCATGATGAAAGCCAAAAGCGGCAGCATCATCAACATGAGCTCCATCATCGGCATACGCGGAAACGCTGGACAAGCGAGCTACGCGGCCAGTAAAGCAGGTATCATCGGCTTCACCAAAAGTGTGGCGCATGAACTGGGTAGCCGCAACATCCGTTGCAACGCCATCGCCCCGGGCTTTATCGAAACCGATATGACCCACTACCTGAAAGAAGGCGCGGCGGCTGATGATTTTCTGAAAAAAATCCCGCTGGGCAGATTTGGCAAAACAGAAGAGATTGCCAATACTACCCTGTTTCTCGCCTCCGATATGAGTTCGTACATCACCGGGCAGGTACTGAGCGCCTGCGGCGGACTGAATATATAA
- the metF gene encoding methylenetetrahydrofolate reductase [NAD(P)H], with protein MKVIDHIRQAKDTLVSFEILPPLKGKTIQSIYDHLDPLMEFKPSWINVTYHRAETMFKKKLDGSFSKIEVRKRPGTVAICAALRNHYNVDTVPHLICGGFTKEETENALIDLNFLGIDNVLVLRGDAAKNEASFEPHPGGHRYAIDLMRQISNLNTGIYLEEDIQNGGKTNFCMGVAGYPEKHFEAPNPEIDMEYLKNKVEAGAEYIMTQMFFDNKKYFKFVDDCRAAGIEVPIIPGLKPLTTRKQLTVLPRVFHIDLPTELSLEVMKCKTDAEVEEVGTEWLLNQSRELKKNGVPVLHYYTIGKPKVVYNVVKQIQ; from the coding sequence ATGAAGGTAATTGACCATATCCGACAGGCCAAAGATACCCTGGTCTCATTCGAAATTCTTCCTCCTTTGAAAGGGAAGACCATCCAAAGTATTTACGACCATCTTGATCCGTTGATGGAGTTTAAGCCGTCCTGGATCAATGTGACCTACCACCGCGCCGAAACCATGTTCAAAAAGAAACTGGACGGCAGTTTCTCTAAAATAGAAGTCCGCAAGCGCCCCGGAACTGTAGCCATTTGCGCGGCCCTGCGCAACCATTATAACGTGGACACCGTTCCCCACCTGATTTGTGGCGGTTTTACCAAAGAAGAAACGGAGAACGCGTTGATAGACCTGAACTTCCTCGGCATCGACAACGTGCTGGTGTTAAGGGGTGATGCCGCTAAAAATGAGGCCTCCTTCGAACCACATCCCGGAGGGCACCGCTACGCCATCGACCTGATGCGCCAGATATCCAACCTGAATACAGGGATTTACCTGGAGGAGGATATTCAGAACGGAGGTAAAACGAATTTCTGCATGGGCGTGGCAGGCTACCCCGAAAAACATTTCGAGGCCCCGAATCCGGAGATCGATATGGAATACCTGAAGAATAAAGTAGAGGCGGGTGCAGAATACATTATGACCCAGATGTTCTTCGATAATAAAAAGTATTTCAAATTCGTGGACGATTGCCGTGCCGCGGGTATCGAAGTGCCTATCATCCCCGGGTTGAAACCACTGACCACCAGGAAACAACTCACCGTACTGCCCCGTGTTTTCCATATTGATCTTCCTACAGAACTCAGCCTGGAAGTCATGAAGTGTAAAACCGACGCTGAAGTGGAGGAAGTGGGCACCGAATGGCTGCTGAACCAATCCCGGGAGTTGAAAAAGAACGGCGTACCCGTATTGCACTACTACACTATCGGTAAACCGAAAGTGGTGTATAATGTGGTGAAACAGATTCAATAG
- a CDS encoding GH3 auxin-responsive promoter family protein, translated as MRILSPAISRLARLRLWQIEQWMQYPEAAQREVLQELVTAAQYTTFGRKYGFNKLFSVKAFKQAVPIHDYDDLKPYIEKMMAGEENVLWNTPVEWFAKSSGTTSDKSKFIPISKESLEETHFQGAKDVLTMYYSTHPDSDLLTGKGLVLGGSHQVNQFNDTISYGDLSAVLLQNTPFWGHWLRTPDLSIALMDEWESKIEMLAQSTLNENVTSISGVPTWTLVLFRRILELSGKSTVKEVWPNLELYMHGGVSFTPYREQFRKLIGAPIRYLEMYNASEGFFAAQAHPDDDGMLLYTRHGIFYEFMPIEEYGKEHPQTIGLPEVELNKHYAPVISTNGGLWRYLLGDTIQFVSKNPYRIKVSGRLKHYINAFGEELMVDNTDRAIAMACERTGAVVNDYTAAPVYFSNAENGAHEWLIEFEAAPQDIQRFAYELDNALKNLNSDYEAKRHKDMALRMPILHNIPKGLFTRWLKEKGKLGGQHKVPRLSNDRCYIDEIMALHAQA; from the coding sequence ATGAGGATTTTAAGTCCTGCCATATCACGACTTGCCAGGCTCCGTTTGTGGCAAATTGAACAGTGGATGCAATATCCTGAGGCCGCCCAGCGCGAAGTACTTCAGGAACTTGTTACAGCCGCGCAGTACACTACATTCGGCAGGAAATACGGTTTCAACAAACTCTTCTCCGTTAAAGCTTTCAAACAGGCCGTTCCCATTCACGACTATGACGACCTGAAACCCTACATCGAAAAGATGATGGCGGGAGAAGAAAATGTGCTCTGGAATACACCGGTGGAATGGTTCGCGAAGAGCAGCGGTACTACCAGCGACAAAAGCAAATTCATCCCCATCAGTAAGGAAAGCCTGGAAGAAACACATTTTCAGGGCGCGAAAGATGTGCTTACTATGTATTACAGCACACATCCCGATTCCGATCTGTTAACGGGAAAAGGACTGGTGCTGGGCGGAAGCCACCAGGTGAACCAGTTCAACGATACGATATCGTATGGCGACCTGAGCGCCGTATTATTGCAGAACACTCCTTTCTGGGGGCACTGGCTCCGTACGCCCGATCTTTCCATCGCCCTGATGGATGAATGGGAATCGAAGATCGAAATGCTGGCCCAGAGCACTCTAAACGAAAATGTAACCTCTATTTCCGGCGTTCCCACATGGACATTGGTGCTTTTCCGGAGGATACTGGAACTTTCCGGCAAGTCTACCGTAAAAGAAGTGTGGCCAAACCTTGAACTGTATATGCACGGCGGCGTTTCGTTCACGCCTTACCGTGAGCAGTTCCGGAAACTGATCGGTGCGCCCATCCGCTACCTCGAAATGTACAATGCCAGCGAAGGCTTCTTCGCGGCACAGGCACATCCGGATGATGACGGCATGTTGCTCTACACCCGGCACGGCATTTTTTATGAATTCATGCCCATCGAAGAATATGGAAAGGAGCACCCGCAAACCATCGGCTTACCCGAAGTTGAACTCAACAAACACTATGCACCGGTGATTTCCACCAACGGCGGGTTGTGGCGCTACCTGCTGGGCGACACTATTCAGTTCGTGTCTAAAAATCCTTACCGGATAAAAGTAAGCGGTCGCCTCAAACATTACATCAACGCCTTCGGAGAGGAACTTATGGTGGACAATACCGATCGCGCCATCGCAATGGCCTGCGAAAGAACCGGAGCGGTAGTGAACGACTATACCGCGGCACCCGTTTATTTCTCCAATGCGGAAAATGGCGCCCACGAATGGCTGATCGAATTTGAAGCGGCCCCGCAGGACATTCAGCGTTTCGCCTACGAACTGGACAACGCTTTAAAGAACCTGAATTCGGATTACGAAGCGAAGCGGCATAAAGATATGGCCCTGCGTATGCCCATCCTGCACAACATTCCGAAAGGATTGTTCACCCGTTGGCTGAAGGAAAAAGGCAAGTTGGGTGGTCAGCACAAGGTACCCCGTCTCTCCAACGACAGGTGCTACATAGACGAAATCATGGCGCTGCATGCACAGGCTTAG
- the lptB gene encoding LPS export ABC transporter ATP-binding protein: MSLTIHTKDLVKRYSSRTVVNHVSVDVKQGEIVGLLGPNGAGKTTTFYMVVGLIKPDEGSVFLEEEDITKLPMYKRAQMGIGYLPQEASVFRKLSVEDNISAVLEMTKLSKAEQKEKLEDLLTEFRLHHVRKNNGDSLSGGERRRTEIARALAVNPKFILLDEPFAGVDPIAVEDIQMVVARLKFKNIGILITDHNVNETLSICDRAYLLIDGKIFKHGTAEELAEDEQVKRLYLGRNFELKRKDYLLSPENNEPMPDVVKIPD; encoded by the coding sequence TTGAGTTTGACCATCCATACCAAAGACCTTGTAAAGCGTTACAGCAGCAGAACAGTGGTGAATCATGTTTCCGTAGATGTGAAACAGGGAGAAATCGTAGGACTGCTCGGGCCGAACGGGGCCGGGAAAACAACCACATTCTATATGGTAGTTGGGCTCATCAAACCGGATGAAGGCAGCGTTTTCCTGGAAGAAGAGGACATTACCAAACTCCCCATGTACAAGCGTGCCCAAATGGGCATCGGTTACCTGCCGCAGGAAGCGTCCGTTTTCAGAAAACTGAGCGTGGAAGATAATATCTCAGCCGTGCTGGAAATGACCAAACTTTCCAAAGCCGAACAAAAAGAAAAACTGGAGGATCTTTTAACCGAGTTCAGGCTGCACCATGTGCGCAAAAACAACGGAGATTCCCTTTCCGGAGGAGAACGCCGCCGTACCGAAATAGCCCGTGCGCTGGCGGTAAACCCCAAATTCATTCTCCTGGATGAGCCCTTCGCCGGTGTGGACCCCATCGCGGTGGAAGATATCCAGATGGTGGTGGCCCGGCTCAAATTCAAGAACATCGGTATCCTGATCACCGACCACAACGTAAACGAAACCCTCTCGATCTGCGACCGGGCTTACCTCCTGATCGATGGAAAAATATTTAAACACGGGACCGCCGAAGAACTGGCCGAAGACGAACAGGTGAAACGCCTCTACCTCGGAAGGAATTTCGAACTGAAACGGAAAGATTACCTGCTTTCCCCCGAAAACAACGAGCCCATGCCCGATGTGGTTAAAATACCCGACTAA
- a CDS encoding PepSY domain-containing protein, giving the protein MSNKKKKGPTPAKIISGKLHLWLGLASGLIVFIVSITGCIYVFEEEIREKMHREVLFVEPQAGKSFITADAALAAVTTAFPGEKLKQLRVYSEPDRAWQVHLEKEMAVAINPYSGAVISRFSRHDWLHTVEKIHTSLLLGEVGKWIIRVNILIFLVLLISGIVLWFPGNKARRKQSFKVKWNASAKRVNYDFHNVFGFYSSLFLLVIVFTGMWWSFDWVKRTVYFVTGSPYEKKKEDEKKRMEPGMMMAGNNVFYSPVLAYQEASAKYPGATETHINFPQKKGEPIKLKLHYPYKWYRKTNDIQVDAVSGKVVRENLYANYSAGDKFKHSNYDLHTGRFFGMGGKIFAFLLSLLAASMPVTGFAIWWVRKKKKSPAKKPVPANSAIPAFQPAGA; this is encoded by the coding sequence ATGAGCAATAAAAAGAAGAAAGGGCCCACGCCCGCGAAAATAATTTCTGGCAAGCTTCACCTTTGGTTGGGGCTTGCCAGTGGTCTTATTGTATTTATCGTGAGCATTACCGGGTGTATTTATGTTTTTGAAGAAGAAATCCGGGAGAAGATGCACAGGGAGGTTTTATTTGTAGAACCCCAGGCGGGAAAATCATTCATAACAGCGGATGCGGCACTTGCAGCGGTAACCACTGCTTTCCCTGGCGAAAAACTGAAGCAGCTCCGGGTGTACAGCGAGCCCGACAGGGCCTGGCAGGTACACCTTGAAAAAGAGATGGCGGTAGCCATCAATCCTTATTCAGGGGCAGTGATCAGTAGGTTCAGTCGCCACGACTGGCTGCATACCGTTGAAAAGATACATACCTCGTTGCTGCTCGGTGAAGTAGGGAAATGGATCATCCGGGTTAATATCCTGATTTTCCTCGTGCTGCTTATTTCAGGTATTGTGCTCTGGTTCCCGGGCAATAAGGCGCGGCGGAAGCAATCGTTTAAAGTGAAATGGAATGCCTCCGCTAAACGCGTGAACTATGATTTTCACAATGTGTTCGGCTTTTACAGTTCGCTTTTTTTGCTGGTGATAGTATTCACAGGCATGTGGTGGTCGTTCGATTGGGTGAAGCGTACCGTTTATTTTGTTACGGGCTCTCCTTATGAAAAGAAAAAGGAAGATGAGAAAAAAAGAATGGAACCCGGAATGATGATGGCTGGAAACAATGTGTTCTATTCACCTGTTCTGGCTTATCAGGAAGCTTCCGCAAAATATCCGGGAGCCACTGAGACGCATATTAATTTTCCCCAGAAGAAGGGGGAGCCCATCAAATTAAAACTGCACTACCCCTACAAATGGTACCGCAAAACAAATGATATCCAGGTAGATGCTGTTTCAGGAAAAGTGGTTCGTGAAAACCTGTATGCGAATTATTCTGCCGGCGATAAGTTCAAACACAGTAATTATGATTTGCATACCGGTCGCTTCTTTGGCATGGGGGGAAAAATATTCGCCTTCCTGCTGAGTTTACTTGCCGCAAGTATGCCCGTAACCGGTTTCGCGATCTGGTGGGTCAGGAAAAAGAAGAAGTCTCCGGCTAAAAAGCCTGTTCCTGCAAATAGCGCTATTCCTGCATTTCAACCTGCAGGCGCATAA